Proteins found in one Deinococcus radiopugnans ATCC 19172 genomic segment:
- a CDS encoding ParA family protein, whose amino-acid sequence MPRVLAITSEKGGVGKSTLAVHLAGAFAERGLATVLIDEDGRVGSSLRWAARAEDGLGLPVLAPDDVKPKRLAAADVAVIDTEGRPKRKELRRLSERADLILVPSGVSALELDSTRELLDFLTGEGVGSAGGRKARIVLTRVPPVGRAGEDARENLRDEGLTVCNTLVRQYAAYQKAAESGTLARDVRDARARVAWADILALSRELL is encoded by the coding sequence ATGCCCCGCGTCCTTGCCATCACGTCCGAGAAGGGAGGCGTGGGCAAGAGTACGCTGGCGGTCCATCTGGCGGGGGCGTTTGCCGAGCGCGGCCTGGCCACCGTGCTGATCGACGAGGACGGGCGCGTGGGCAGCAGCCTGCGCTGGGCAGCGCGTGCGGAGGATGGACTGGGTTTGCCCGTGCTGGCCCCGGACGACGTGAAACCGAAGCGACTGGCGGCGGCTGACGTCGCCGTGATCGACACCGAGGGGCGCCCGAAGCGCAAGGAACTGCGCCGCCTCTCGGAGCGGGCAGACCTGATCCTGGTGCCGTCCGGCGTGAGTGCGCTGGAACTGGACTCCACCCGCGAGTTGCTGGACTTTCTGACCGGCGAGGGCGTCGGTTCGGCTGGGGGCCGCAAAGCCCGCATCGTGCTGACCCGCGTGCCGCCGGTGGGCCGCGCCGGGGAGGACGCCCGCGAGAACCTGCGCGACGAGGGCCTGACCGTCTGCAACACGCTGGTGCGCCAGTACGCCGCCTACCAGAAGGCCGCCGAATCGGGCACGCTGGCCCGCGACGTGCGGGATGCCCGCGCCCGAGTGGCCTGGGCCGACATCCTGGCCCTCTCGCGGGAACTGCTGTGA
- a CDS encoding aldo/keto reductase family protein produces MEYRNLGRSGLKVSEVALGGWETYGMGVDDQKMVRDIVTAAYDGGVNFFDQADIYARGRSEELMGAVLKELPRHTLVMSSKVFWPMSDDVNDRGLSRKHVLESIDKTLKRLETDYLDIYFAHRYDPDVPMEEIVMAFDQVVRDGKALYWGTSMWPAARIAQAVEFARANGLHGPVTEQPEYSMLRRERVEKEILPYTAGAGIGLVVWSPLAMGLLTGKYDDGKPEGARLTEKENWGKNFLTEENIQKVRDLKPIADDLGITRAQLALAWLLRQPGVSSVITGATKVSQIQDTVKAGGVRLSDDVQQKIEDILNPA; encoded by the coding sequence ATGGAATACCGCAATCTGGGCAGGAGTGGACTGAAAGTCAGTGAAGTCGCGCTGGGCGGCTGGGAAACCTACGGCATGGGCGTCGACGACCAGAAGATGGTCCGCGACATCGTGACCGCCGCTTACGACGGTGGCGTGAACTTCTTCGATCAGGCCGACATCTATGCGCGGGGCCGCAGCGAGGAACTGATGGGCGCGGTCCTGAAGGAACTGCCCCGGCACACGCTGGTGATGTCCAGCAAGGTGTTCTGGCCCATGAGCGACGACGTGAACGACCGCGGCCTGAGCCGCAAGCACGTGCTGGAAAGCATCGACAAGACCCTGAAGCGGCTGGAGACCGACTATCTGGACATCTACTTCGCGCACCGTTACGACCCCGACGTGCCGATGGAAGAGATCGTGATGGCCTTCGATCAGGTCGTGCGCGACGGCAAGGCGCTGTACTGGGGCACCTCGATGTGGCCTGCCGCCCGCATCGCACAGGCGGTGGAATTCGCGCGGGCCAACGGGCTGCACGGCCCCGTGACCGAACAGCCGGAATACTCGATGCTGCGCCGCGAGCGCGTGGAAAAGGAAATCCTGCCCTACACGGCGGGCGCGGGCATCGGCCTGGTGGTCTGGAGTCCGCTGGCGATGGGCCTGCTGACCGGCAAGTACGACGACGGCAAGCCCGAGGGCGCCCGCCTGACCGAGAAGGAAAACTGGGGCAAGAACTTCCTGACCGAGGAGAACATCCAGAAGGTGCGGGACCTGAAGCCGATTGCCGACGATCTGGGCATCACGCGGGCACAGCTGGCGCTGGCGTGGCTGCTGCGCCAGCCGGGGGTCAGCAGCGTGATCACCGGGGCCACCAAGGTCAGCCAGATTCAGGACACCGTGAAAGCGGGCGGCGTGCGCCTGAGCGACGACGTGCAGCAGAAGATCGAGGACATTCTGAACCCGGCGTAA
- a CDS encoding threonine ammonia-lyase: MTPEPAPPESAVLVTLADIQAARTRLRDWLGRTPLVPFPDTNLWLKAENLQPTGAFKLRGAFNKLLSLTPEQRERGVVAHSSGNHAGAVAYAARALGLRAVVVMPAGAPQTKLAATRACGAEIVLVGNASEERAAKAAELAQARGLTPVPPYDDPHIIAGAGTVGLELLEDCPDVGTVLVPVSGGGLISGVATAIKALRPDVRVIGVEPELAADAQASLRAGQRVAWPADEVARTLADGLRVTTLGELTWAHIRAHVDDIVTVSEAQMRRAVRDTALHARLVAEPSGAVTVAAALYGGHRLPPGPVVAVVSGGNLDAATLVELLAADR, from the coding sequence ATGACCCCTGAACCCGCCCCCCCTGAATCCGCAGTCCTCGTGACCCTGGCCGACATTCAGGCCGCCCGGACCCGCCTGAGGGACTGGCTGGGCCGCACGCCGCTGGTCCCCTTTCCGGACACGAACCTGTGGCTCAAGGCCGAGAACCTGCAGCCCACCGGCGCGTTCAAGCTGCGCGGGGCGTTCAACAAGCTGCTGTCGTTGACCCCGGAGCAGCGCGAACGGGGCGTCGTGGCGCATTCCAGCGGCAACCACGCCGGGGCGGTGGCCTACGCGGCGCGGGCGCTGGGCCTCCGGGCGGTGGTGGTCATGCCGGCCGGCGCGCCGCAGACCAAGCTGGCGGCCACCCGCGCGTGCGGCGCGGAAATCGTGCTGGTGGGCAACGCCAGCGAGGAACGGGCGGCGAAGGCCGCCGAGCTGGCCCAGGCACGCGGGCTGACCCCGGTGCCGCCCTACGACGACCCGCACATCATCGCCGGGGCCGGGACGGTGGGCCTGGAACTGCTGGAGGACTGCCCTGACGTGGGCACGGTGCTGGTGCCGGTCAGCGGCGGCGGCCTGATCTCGGGGGTGGCGACAGCCATCAAGGCGCTGCGTCCGGACGTGCGCGTGATCGGCGTGGAACCCGAACTGGCCGCGGACGCCCAGGCCAGCCTGCGGGCCGGGCAGCGGGTGGCGTGGCCCGCCGACGAGGTGGCCCGCACCCTGGCCGACGGCCTGCGCGTCACGACGCTGGGCGAGCTGACCTGGGCGCACATCCGCGCCCACGTGGACGACATCGTGACCGTGAGCGAGGCGCAGATGCGGCGGGCGGTACGCGACACGGCCCTGCACGCCCGGCTGGTGGCCGAACCCAGCGGCGCGGTGACGGTGGCCGCAGCCTTATACGGCGGGCACCGACTCCCCCCCGGCCCGGTGGTGGCGGTGGTCAGCGGCGGCAATCTGGACGCGGCGACGCTGGTGGAATTGCTGGCCGCAGACCGCTGA
- a CDS encoding MBL fold metallo-hydrolase encodes MSLIALAPGIFYFPGAVNSFVVVGRETDALLVDTGLDDSHARKLLRAVAEAGLVPSGILNTHSHADHHGGNAFILKRFPELKIFAPPLEDAVITHPILEPLTLFGARPPRELQGKFLLAPPSPARLAPEPGLCRMGGADLELIEVAGHASLMYAVRVGEVLYAADALFGPDALSKHPLTFCADSGLQKASAAKLAELEGVRTVLPGHGDPTDDLAGLVAVNLAAYERTTAAVLAAVDAGAASIDELLARVCDSLDVTMTNAGAVVLNRAVVSAHLTELLETDRVHMKVTGNKLIFGTQA; translated from the coding sequence ATGTCCCTGATTGCCCTGGCCCCCGGCATCTTCTATTTCCCCGGCGCGGTCAACAGCTTCGTGGTGGTGGGCCGGGAAACGGACGCGCTGCTGGTCGACACCGGCCTGGATGACTCGCACGCGCGCAAGCTGCTGCGGGCGGTGGCGGAGGCGGGCCTGGTGCCCAGCGGCATTCTGAACACCCACAGTCACGCCGATCATCACGGCGGCAATGCGTTTATCCTCAAGCGCTTTCCGGAGCTGAAGATCTTTGCCCCACCGCTGGAAGACGCGGTCATCACCCATCCGATTCTGGAGCCGCTCACGCTGTTCGGCGCCCGCCCGCCGCGCGAGTTGCAGGGCAAGTTTCTGCTGGCGCCGCCCAGTCCGGCCCGTCTGGCGCCCGAACCGGGGCTGTGCCGCATGGGCGGGGCCGACCTCGAGCTGATCGAGGTGGCCGGGCACGCCTCCCTGATGTACGCCGTGCGCGTGGGCGAGGTTCTCTACGCCGCCGACGCCCTGTTTGGCCCCGACGCCCTGAGCAAGCACCCGCTGACCTTCTGCGCCGACTCGGGGTTGCAGAAGGCCAGCGCGGCGAAGCTGGCCGAGCTGGAGGGGGTGCGCACCGTGCTACCGGGTCACGGCGATCCCACGGATGACCTGGCGGGGCTGGTGGCCGTCAATCTGGCCGCCTACGAGCGCACGACCGCAGCGGTGCTGGCGGCGGTGGACGCGGGCGCGGCCAGCATCGACGAACTGCTGGCCCGCGTCTGCGACTCTCTGGACGTTACCATGACCAACGCCGGGGCCGTGGTCCTGAATCGCGCCGTCGTCAGTGCCCACCTGACCGAACTGCTGGAAACAGACCGGGTCCACATGAAGGTGACGGGCAACAAACTCATCTTCGGAACACAAGCGTAA
- a CDS encoding Dps family protein: MTKKSKADPSTPSKASKSAADQASKAKAAKPGATPGGEAKADAAHLDTPFNALVDHNYLTESEFDTVSETLQRNLATTISLYLKFKKYHWDIRGRFFRDLHLAYDEFIEKIFPSIDEQAERLVALGGSPIAAPSDLERFSVVKVPTETVRDARAQVADLVSDLTRVSKAYRDDSQAVDEANDPATSDMYNGYAATTDMIRWMLQAIMDDDRLN; the protein is encoded by the coding sequence ATGACCAAGAAGAGCAAGGCCGATCCCTCCACGCCCAGCAAGGCCAGCAAAAGCGCCGCAGACCAGGCGAGTAAGGCGAAGGCTGCCAAGCCCGGTGCCACGCCCGGCGGCGAGGCCAAGGCCGACGCGGCCCACCTGGACACCCCGTTCAACGCGCTGGTGGACCATAACTACCTGACGGAGAGCGAGTTCGACACGGTGTCCGAGACGCTGCAGCGCAACCTGGCCACCACCATCTCGCTGTACCTGAAATTCAAGAAGTACCACTGGGACATCCGGGGCCGCTTCTTCCGCGACCTGCACCTGGCCTACGACGAGTTCATCGAGAAGATCTTTCCCAGCATCGACGAGCAGGCCGAGCGTCTGGTGGCCCTGGGCGGCAGCCCCATCGCGGCGCCCAGCGATCTGGAGCGGTTCAGCGTGGTCAAGGTGCCCACCGAGACGGTCCGTGACGCCCGCGCCCAGGTGGCCGATCTGGTCAGCGACCTGACCCGCGTGTCCAAGGCCTACCGCGACGACAGCCAAGCAGTCGACGAGGCCAACGATCCGGCCACCTCGGACATGTACAACGGTTATGCCGCAACTACCGACATGATCCGCTGGATGCTCCAGGCCATCATGGACGATGACCGCCTGAACTGA
- a CDS encoding DUF4385 domain-containing protein: MPKFDYDLNYADLDLRAHPELYRVGRGEQGVLLVQPYKGEILPHWRFATPDAARESSEAIFSMFEDYLKDGDFVGADMARKFLQMGFTRARRYANHKGGKKYAGPVPEDKKGQSGAHGRAELPRQPENPVKAESARIFKAKWDEAEANEDYARMKKEHRAKYG, encoded by the coding sequence GTGCCCAAATTCGACTATGACCTGAACTACGCGGACCTTGACCTGCGGGCCCACCCGGAGCTGTACCGCGTGGGCCGGGGCGAGCAGGGCGTGCTGCTGGTGCAGCCGTACAAGGGCGAGATCCTGCCCCACTGGCGCTTCGCCACGCCGGACGCGGCCCGCGAGAGCAGCGAGGCCATCTTTTCCATGTTCGAGGACTACCTGAAAGACGGCGATTTTGTGGGCGCGGACATGGCCCGCAAGTTCTTGCAGATGGGCTTTACCCGCGCCCGCCGCTACGCCAACCACAAGGGCGGCAAGAAGTACGCTGGCCCCGTTCCTGAGGACAAGAAGGGCCAGAGCGGCGCGCACGGACGCGCCGAATTGCCCCGCCAGCCCGAGAACCCTGTAAAGGCCGAGTCCGCCCGCATCTTCAAGGCGAAATGGGACGAGGCGGAAGCCAACGAGGACTACGCGCGCATGAAAAAAGAACACCGCGCGAAATACGGCTGA
- the mnmE gene encoding tRNA uridine-5-carboxymethylaminomethyl(34) synthesis GTPase MnmE: protein MTRSGLSDTIAAIATAPGSAGVGIVRVSGPQALGVADGIFRGQRTPSATGGGRFLFGTLVAEGGEVLDEGLCLVFRGPRSYTGEDVVELQSHGSPAVLARVLARTLELGARPARPGEFTLRAYLAGRLDLAQAEAVLGLVEAQTDAARRQASLGLSGALGARVARVAGGLIRALAAIQAMLDYPEEGVPDEDRAEPLGQAQAELEALLASARAGQVSTRGARLALIGRPNAGKSSLLNALVGFERSIVTPTAGTTRDYLEAGLELAGVPVTLVDTAGLRETVDEIEAAGVRQARALAEAADLVLVLEDGSAAREELPLDVTGTPARLIRLRTKADLPAAWTDPAVLDVSAVTGEGLPRLREAVRAALLGDAARGEAWLTTERQADAARRALGHVGAAQTLPDDLAGYELEEALRALAEITGQDVQEDVVDAVFRNFCVGK from the coding sequence GTGACCCGTTCTGGCCTGTCCGACACCATCGCCGCCATCGCCACGGCCCCCGGCAGCGCGGGCGTGGGCATCGTGCGGGTCAGCGGACCGCAGGCGCTGGGGGTGGCCGATGGCATTTTCCGTGGTCAGCGCACACCTTCGGCGACGGGAGGTGGGCGCTTTCTCTTCGGGACGCTGGTCGCGGAGGGCGGCGAGGTGCTGGACGAGGGGCTGTGTCTGGTGTTCCGTGGCCCGCGCAGCTATACCGGCGAGGACGTGGTGGAACTGCAGTCGCACGGCAGCCCGGCGGTGCTGGCCCGCGTGCTGGCCCGGACGCTGGAGCTGGGGGCACGCCCCGCCCGCCCCGGCGAATTCACGCTGCGGGCGTACCTGGCGGGCCGACTGGACCTGGCCCAGGCCGAGGCCGTGTTGGGACTGGTGGAGGCGCAAACCGACGCGGCGCGGCGTCAGGCCAGCCTGGGCCTGTCGGGGGCGCTGGGCGCGCGGGTGGCGCGGGTGGCGGGGGGACTGATCCGTGCGCTGGCCGCCATTCAGGCCATGCTGGACTACCCGGAAGAAGGCGTACCGGATGAGGACCGCGCCGAACCGCTCGGGCAGGCGCAGGCCGAACTGGAGGCGCTGCTGGCCAGCGCCCGCGCCGGGCAGGTCAGCACACGCGGCGCGCGGCTGGCACTGATCGGGCGGCCCAACGCGGGCAAGAGCAGTCTGCTGAACGCCCTGGTGGGCTTCGAGCGCAGCATCGTGACGCCCACCGCCGGCACCACCCGCGATTACCTGGAAGCGGGCCTGGAACTGGCCGGGGTGCCGGTCACGCTGGTGGACACGGCCGGGCTGCGCGAGACCGTGGACGAGATCGAGGCGGCGGGCGTCAGGCAGGCCCGCGCGCTGGCCGAGGCCGCCGATCTGGTGCTGGTCCTGGAAGACGGCAGCGCCGCGCGCGAAGAATTGCCGCTGGACGTGACCGGGACGCCCGCGCGCCTGATCCGGCTCAGGACCAAGGCCGATCTGCCCGCCGCCTGGACGGACCCGGCGGTGCTGGACGTGAGCGCCGTGACTGGCGAGGGCCTGCCCCGGCTGCGCGAGGCCGTGCGCGCGGCCTTGCTGGGCGACGCGGCGCGCGGCGAGGCGTGGCTGACCACCGAGCGGCAGGCGGACGCGGCGCGGCGGGCACTTGGGCATGTGGGGGCTGCCCAGACCCTCCCCGACGATTTGGCCGGCTACGAGTTGGAAGAGGCCCTGCGCGCCCTGGCCGAGATCACCGGGCAGGACGTGCAGGAAGACGTGGTGGACGCAGTGTTTCGCAATTTTTGCGTCGGCAAGTAG
- a CDS encoding DUF4258 domain-containing protein, producing the protein MQTGTDLLALRAQLSRAEKAARRAPTPPVRAVRPAPVKPQREAELAGVATDEFSLARAHARLRDAVYDTRYHVCPHAIGHARAEGFLEHDIINVLLSGRVRAVYPEDRRWLVCGTFEACGVALPLHVVVQYYRDGHLDIVTAFVPKHPHHIISRARLAVMLRYDDQQIRAHTSTPGAKAGTRGRGRWKR; encoded by the coding sequence GTGCAGACCGGGACCGACCTGCTGGCCCTGCGTGCCCAGCTGTCGCGGGCTGAGAAGGCCGCCCGCCGCGCCCCCACGCCGCCCGTCCGCGCCGTGCGCCCCGCGCCGGTCAAGCCGCAGCGCGAGGCTGAACTGGCCGGTGTCGCCACCGACGAGTTCAGCCTGGCCCGGGCCCACGCCCGCCTGCGCGACGCCGTCTACGACACGCGTTATCACGTGTGCCCGCACGCCATCGGGCACGCCCGCGCCGAGGGCTTTTTGGAACACGACATCATCAATGTCCTGCTGAGCGGGCGGGTGCGCGCCGTGTACCCGGAAGACCGGCGCTGGCTGGTCTGCGGCACCTTCGAGGCCTGTGGCGTGGCGCTGCCGCTGCACGTGGTGGTGCAGTACTACCGCGACGGCCATCTGGACATCGTGACCGCCTTTGTGCCCAAGCACCCGCACCACATCATCAGCCGCGCCCGGCTGGCCGTGATGCTGCGCTACGACGACCAGCAGATCCGGGCGCACACCAGCACGCCGGGCGCCAAGGCCGGCACGCGCGGGCGGGGGCGCTGGAAACGCTGA
- a CDS encoding GNAT family N-acetyltransferase — protein MIRSMQATDIPDVLSLLHWMDAAPEREVFAPDSRDPRELHLECEDGLCLVEEDGDGVRAYCALSPFRDGLVLEGPISEGGPVGALLARAAQHTDGQPVYAFSARDNLPVRAALEEVGFAPLHSTAFYSAPLDRVARHARVPDGYRTTDRLPVAEYRALYRAAEDAWAGRLDWTPEQYAAHFADDTVALVALWHGDHPVGFTELEFSPDDARADVTYLAVHPAERGQGLGRVLLALAAAEAQTRPELRTLRVRAHDHLHSARALYARMGFTHCRSIVTYLLEGEEEA, from the coding sequence ATGATCCGTTCCATGCAGGCCACCGACATCCCCGACGTCCTCTCGCTGCTGCACTGGATGGACGCGGCCCCGGAGCGTGAGGTCTTCGCCCCCGACTCCCGCGATCCGCGCGAACTGCATCTGGAATGCGAGGACGGGCTGTGCCTGGTCGAGGAGGACGGCGACGGCGTGCGTGCGTACTGCGCGCTGTCGCCCTTCCGCGACGGGCTGGTGCTGGAAGGCCCCATCAGCGAGGGGGGTCCGGTGGGCGCACTGCTGGCGCGCGCGGCCCAGCACACCGACGGCCAGCCGGTCTACGCCTTCAGCGCCCGCGACAACCTGCCGGTGCGTGCCGCGCTGGAGGAGGTGGGCTTCGCGCCGCTGCACAGCACGGCGTTCTACTCGGCCCCGCTGGACCGGGTGGCCCGCCATGCCCGCGTGCCCGACGGGTACCGGACCACGGACCGCCTGCCGGTCGCCGAGTACCGCGCCCTGTACCGCGCCGCCGAGGACGCCTGGGCCGGGCGCCTGGACTGGACCCCCGAGCAGTACGCCGCGCACTTTGCCGACGACACGGTGGCGCTGGTCGCGCTGTGGCATGGGGACCACCCGGTGGGGTTCACCGAGCTGGAATTCAGCCCCGACGACGCCCGCGCCGACGTGACGTATCTGGCGGTGCATCCCGCCGAGCGCGGTCAGGGTCTGGGGCGTGTGCTGCTGGCCCTGGCCGCCGCCGAGGCCCAGACCCGCCCAGAGCTGCGCACCCTGCGCGTGCGGGCGCACGACCACCTGCATTCCGCCCGCGCCCTGTACGCCCGCATGGGCTTCACCCACTGCCGCAGCATCGTGACCTACCTGCTGGAGGGTGAGGAAGAGGCGTAG